DNA sequence from the Tissierella sp. MB52-C2 genome:
ATTCATGGCAAACAAGGCAGCAAGGTGGTTTTCGGTCATGGAAATAATATGGACAATTATGATGAATATATGAACAGGAATATTGGGTCTGAAAACCATCTCAGTGAATTACAGGCGGCTTTGAAAAAAGATACTCAAACTGTTATCAACCAAAACAAGTCTTTGTTCAAAGAGCTTGGTGAAGTTGATGAAATATATTCATATGGGTTTTCATTTTCAGATGTAGATATAGTATACATAAAAGAAATATGCAACGCATCTCCAACTGAAAATATCGTATGGTACATCCACGATTACAATAGTGCAAAATTTGATGTTTTAAAAGAAAAAATTATAGATTGCGGTTTTAAGGGGAAATTTGATATGTTTACAGTCTGACAGCAAAAGAAGTTAAATGAATATGGAGGTATTAGTGATGGTTGGTATGATTGGAGTATAGATAATAAGATGATTGGTGAAAATAAACTAATTGTTGTTGAAAATGAGAATCCTTCACATTACTATAGAAAAATATAAGTATTAACAAAATGAACATAATGTAAAATTGTAATGAACAAAGCCTTCAAATTAATAAATTGATATGCTCCCCTTGTAGTAGACAGTTAAAATAATAAAACTGTGGAGATGTCAATGTTTTGTTGACACAAAGTTAAGAGGATTTTATGAATTTTGTTCCTCAAATTTGGACGGAGAGAGGTATCCTAATGAGGAATGTATTCTTTTCGTATTATAGTATAATTCAATATATTTAAATATTTCTTTTTGAGCTTGTTCAGGAGTTGCAAAATGAGCATCTTGAATAAGCTCTCTTTTTATTGTTTTGTAAAAGGATTCCATGACTGCATTATCATAAGGATTTCCCTTTCTACTGTTGCTATGGGTAGCGCCGTATTTTGCAAGAGTAGTACGAAAGTTGCCACTCGTATATTGAGAGCCTTGATCCGTATGAACTATTAGCCCACAATTAGGCCGTTGTTTCCCATAAGCTTGAATAAATGCTTCAATCACAAGGGTATCTTTCATTCTACTTCCCATCCACCATCCAACTACCTTTCGAGAAAATATATCAATAAATACTGCAAGATAGAGGGTTCCTTTTCTAGTTGGTATATGTGTAATATCACCTACCCAAATTTTATTTTTGGTATCCGTAACGAACATTTGATTGTAAGCGATAGACAATCACATGTATATAAGATAATGGCAGCCAAATGGCTGCCTAAATTATTCTGATTGTTTGATTTTACATGCTTCCTGAATGTTTGAACTCCAAGGAAGTAAATTGTCTATTAATTTCTCATTCTTTTGAAACGGCTCTTTAGGTAGAGCTGTTAAGAGAATTTGTAAATATTTATATGGATTTAATCCATTGGATTTTGCTGTCTCAACCAGGCTATAAACTATGCTACTTGCTGTTGCTCCTTTTGGACTTCCTGCAAATAGCCAATTTTTCCTCCCTACAGTAAATGGCCTTATACTGTTTTCTGCAAGATTATTGGAGATATCACAGTTACCGTCTTCTAAATATGTCATTAATCCAGACTGCTGATTTTTTACATACTGTAATGCTTGACCAATCTTAGATTTGGGTAAGACTAAATTAATGTTTGAATCAACCCATGACCAAAAAACCTCTAAGATTGATTTTTCCAACTTAAGGCGTTGTTCTTTTCGATCTTCAGGTAATAGATTCTTTAATTCCTTTTCAATTTCAAAAAGTTTATTGCAATATGCTACTCCTTGTTTTGGTAAGGTAGCATCTGCACTTTTTATGTCTTTAGGTAAGGCATCTGTAAAGTATCTCCTAGAATGACTCCAACAAAGGCACCTAGTGATCCCTTTTACCTTTCCATAACCTTTATAGCCATCTGTGTGCAAAAAGCCAGTATATCCATCTAAGAAATCAGCTGCATTTGCACCTGCACGACCAGATTTGTATTCAAAGATTCTGATCTGCTTGTTGCTATGGCTACCAGTTGTATATACCCACATGTATGATTTAGTAGTATTTTTCTTACCATCTTCATTCATTACTTGAATAGGAGTTTCATCAGCATGAAGGTAATTGTCTTTAAGAAGCTCATCATAAAGCCTTGATACCACTTTACTTAACCATTCTTCTGATATCTTTACTATCCAATTTGATAGGGTGCTTCTTTTAATTTTCATACCAAGATTTTGCCAATCCTTTTCTTGATGGTATAGAGGAACATGATTTACATACTTTTGGTACATTGTCCATGCAACACTAGATGAGGATGCCATAGAATGCTGTAAAAGAGCTGGATCCATCTTTGCTTGTTTAAGATAATCTCTTTCTTCTTTACGGCAAGTTCTGCATTCCCAATTTTCTTCATAGATATGTATAACTTTCATTGTAGCAGGAACATATTCAATTTCACTACGCATGTATTTCTTACCTGCATAATGTAATGTGTCTCCATCAATTTTACAAATTTTATCTTCTTCTGATAAGGTATATACTCTATCTTCTTCTGGAAGATTAATTAGAGCTTTTTCTCTAGAATATCCCTTACGAGTTTTCTTCTTTGTAATTACAGCCTCAATTTCCTCTGGATTTGCTTCTACTTCTGCCTCATCAAACTGGCCATATTCTAATCCCTCAATAACAGTTTGACCCGTTAACGTTGCTGTCTTTTCACTTTTTGTACCAAAGAGCTTTTTTGTTAAATAGTCAATCTGCTCCCTTAGAATTTTGGAGTCAGTACTTAACTCTTCAATAGTTTTTCTAAGAGAGGATATAGTTAGATTTTGTTCTTTAATTATCTCTATTAAAACTGAGGCATCAGTTGTAGTTAAATCCATTAATTTCAGCTCTTTCCGTTAGTCTTATTCTAAAAATATTATACCATGATATTTAGATAAACACACGAAAAGAATTACCAAAACCATTGTTTTTTCAATAGTTTCATTAGATTACACTATTTTTTTATTCGACACCTCTTGGATGATTTTTTTCTGATCAATTGTT
Encoded proteins:
- a CDS encoding IS66 family transposase, whose product is MDLTTTDASVLIEIIKEQNLTISSLRKTIEELSTDSKILREQIDYLTKKLFGTKSEKTATLTGQTVIEGLEYGQFDEAEVEANPEEIEAVITKKKTRKGYSREKALINLPEEDRVYTLSEEDKICKIDGDTLHYAGKKYMRSEIEYVPATMKVIHIYEENWECRTCRKEERDYLKQAKMDPALLQHSMASSSSVAWTMYQKYVNHVPLYHQEKDWQNLGMKIKRSTLSNWIVKISEEWLSKVVSRLYDELLKDNYLHADETPIQVMNEDGKKNTTKSYMWVYTTGSHSNKQIRIFEYKSGRAGANAADFLDGYTGFLHTDGYKGYGKVKGITRCLCWSHSRRYFTDALPKDIKSADATLPKQGVAYCNKLFEIEKELKNLLPEDRKEQRLKLEKSILEVFWSWVDSNINLVLPKSKIGQALQYVKNQQSGLMTYLEDGNCDISNNLAENSIRPFTVGRKNWLFAGSPKGATASSIVYSLVETAKSNGLNPYKYLQILLTALPKEPFQKNEKLIDNLLPWSSNIQEACKIKQSE